DNA from Shumkonia mesophila:
CACCCCGGTGAAGCCCAACAGCGCGCCGCCCGCCATCACCGCGAAGATCACCCACACCGGGTGCAGGCCGACGCGGTCGCCGACCAGGCGGGGGGTGAGGAAGTTGCCCTCGATGAACTGGCCGACGGCAAAGACCGCAGCGGTGAGCGCGATGGGCACCCAGTCCGAGAACTGGGCAACCGCGATGCCCATGCCGACGACGAGGCCCAATCCCATGCCGAAATAGGGGATGAACGACATCAGCCCGGTGCCGAAGCCGACCACGATGCCGAATTCCAGCCCGACCAGGGAAAGCCCGACGGCGTAGAAGGTTCCCAGCAGCAGGCAGACCAGGGCCTGGCCGCGCACGAAGGCCGACAGCGTGCGGTCGATCTCGGCGGCCTGTTCGCGCACCGTTTGGTGAATGGCGCCGGGCACCAGTTCGTCGATGCGCCGCACCATGCGGTCCCAGTCGCGCAGCATGTAGAAGGCGACCAGCGGCATGACGATGACGAGCGAGATCAGGTTGATGAGCGCCACGCCCCCCGTCAGCATGCCGGTGAAGAGCCCGCCCACCCACTTGATGGCCGTGCCGGCCTGCTGGCCGGCGGCCGAGCGCAGTTCCTGCATCTGGCCTTCCGGCAACGCATAGCGCAGGCGGTCGATGAGGGGCGCGGCCTGGACGCGCAGGGCCTCGATATAGCCGGGCAAGCGCTCCAGGAAACCGGCCACCTGCACCTGGACGATCGGAATCAGGAGCGCCAGGAGCAGGATGACGACGAGGAAGAAGGCGGCGATGATGAGGGTGACGGCCAGCGTGCGCGAGCAGCCCAGCCGTTCCAGGCGGTCGGCCAGGGGGTCGAGGAAATAGGCGATGGCCGCGCCGGCCAGGAACGGCGTCAGCATGCCGCTCAGCATGTAGATGAGGACGCAGACGACG
Protein-coding regions in this window:
- a CDS encoding AI-2E family transporter produces the protein MQNAKILAGLAGVAVVCVLIYMLSGMLTPFLAGAAIAYFLDPLADRLERLGCSRTLAVTLIIAAFFLVVILLLALLIPIVQVQVAGFLERLPGYIEALRVQAAPLIDRLRYALPEGQMQELRSAAGQQAGTAIKWVGGLFTGMLTGGVALINLISLVIVMPLVAFYMLRDWDRMVRRIDELVPGAIHQTVREQAAEIDRTLSAFVRGQALVCLLLGTFYAVGLSLVGLEFGIVVGFGTGLMSFIPYFGMGLGLVVGMGIAVAQFSDWVPIALTAAVFAVGQFIEGNFLTPRLVGDRVGLHPVWVIFAVMAGGALLGFTGVILAIPVAATLGVLVRFAVERYRQSQVYALGGDADR